A genomic window from Lasioglossum baleicum chromosome 7, iyLasBale1, whole genome shotgun sequence includes:
- the LOC143210566 gene encoding uncharacterized protein LOC143210566, with product MDRKASTNQLHEKDCSVPRPEQPLTPGSASMDFEASPSSSCLHPKYVDSKFKAIIWREIADELGLPANSSEECKRRWQNIRSCYRKHRGRTQTRSGQAAGTVKPHKFGNTLDFLDPCFQERRMKSSAEECSQEASTDDNSSAPTPKTDTVFEETDEDVECQPPPKRSRIEETKQAGLIDCISRCTGLIERTVSSGETENSVRARMLLFFKSMALEVCQFDVRRQNIVKSALLAKVSELQEEIYNETLANNANTPSSDETGV from the exons ATGGATCGCAAAGCATCAACAAACCAACTGCACGAAAAAGATTGCTCCGTACCACGTCCAGAACAACCACTTACACCAGGGTCTGCAAGCATGGATTTCGAAGCATCACCATCGTCATCATGTCTA CATCCAAAATATGTGGATAGCAAGTTCAAGGCGATCATCTGGAGGGAGATCGCGGATGAATTGGGTCTGCCAG CTAACAGTTCTGAAGAATGTAAACGGCGGTGGCAGAACATCAGAAGTTGCTATAGAAAGCATCGAGGACGCACCCAAACGCGAAGCGGGCAGGCGGCAGGCACCGTCAAACCTCATAAATTCGGCAACACCCTGGATTTTTTAGATCCATGTTTTCAAGAGAGGAGAATGAAATCTAGTGCCGAGGAATGCTCACAGGAAGCCTCCACTGACGACAATTCAAGTGCACCCACCCCAAAGACGGACACTGTGTTTGAGGAAACTGACGAGGATGTGGAATGTCAACCACCACCCAAAAGAAGCAGAATAGAGGAGACAAAACAAGCAGGGTTAATAGACTGCATAAGCAGATGTACCGGGCTGATCGAAAGAACAGTCAGCAGCGGCGAAACCGAGAACTCGGTAAGAGCCAGAATGCTCCTGTTTTTTAAGAGCATGGCGCTGGAGGTTTGTCAGTTTGACGTGAGGCGTCAAAACATCGTCAAATCTGCACTCTTGGCAAAAGTGTCCGAACTACAGGAGGAAATCTACAACGAAACACTTGCCAACA ATGCCAACACACCAAGCAGTGACGAAACAGGGGTATAA